A stretch of Rhododendron vialii isolate Sample 1 chromosome 4a, ASM3025357v1 DNA encodes these proteins:
- the LOC131324241 gene encoding perakine reductase-like isoform X1 yields the protein MSGWRCSKVVGELNYFSYFSTGLVSSKTNFFFSEVLIKFVIQRKLERTSFVPILLEGKMEDSGHIIQMPRVKLGSQGLEVSRLGFGCAGLSGYYNDPLSHEAGCSVIKEAFRNGLTFFDTSDIYGENHDNEILLSKALKELPRAKVQLATKFGIMSLEGGKHAVKGTPEYVRQCCEASLKRLGIDYIDLYYQHRVDATVPIEDTMGELKKLVDEGKIKYIGLSEASANTMRRAHRVHPITAVQVEYSLWTRDIEEDIIPICRELGIGIVAYSPLGRGFFGGKAVVEALPDNTILPHWPRFTGENLEKNKQLYDRLANLAAKKNCTPPQLALAWLLHQEDNIVPIPGTTKVKNLHNNLGALSLKLTEEDLKEISDAVPIDEVAGERDPESFTQYSRKFANTPEKS from the exons ATGagtggttggagatgctctaaggtggTGGGGGAGCTTAATTATTTCTCATACTTTTCAACGGGCTTGGTCTCctcaaaaactaattttttttttagtgaagtGTTGATTAAGTTTGTCATCCAAAGGAAATTGGAGCGTACATCTTTCGTACCAATTTTGTTGGAGGGGAAAATGGAGGACAGCGGCCATATTATCCAGATGCCAAGAGTGAAACTGGGTTCACAAGGGCTTGAG GTTTCTAGATTAGGCTTCGGATGCGCGGGACTTTCTGGATACTACAATGATCCTCTCTCACACGAGGCTGGATGTTCAGTTATAAAGGAAGCTTTTAGAAATGGTCTTACCTTCTTCGATACCTCCGATATTTATGGAGAAAATCATGACAATGAAATACTTCTCAGCAAG gctcTGAAGGAGCTTCCTCGAGCAAAGGTTCAGTTAGCCACGAAGTTTGGGATTATGAGCTTAGAAGGTGGTAAACATGCAGTAAAGGGTACCCCTGAATACGTAAGGCAGTGCTGTGAAGCTAGTCTTAAACGACTTGGAATTGACTACATTGATCTCTATTATCAGCACCGTGTGGATGCTACGGTGCCAATAGAGGACACT ATGGGAGAGCTGAAAAAACTTGTGGATGAGGGAAAGATAAAGTACATTGGGTTATCTGAAGCTAGTGCGAACACAATGAGGAGAGCCCATAGAGTTCATCCCATAACCGCTGTTCAAGTGGAGTATTCGCTATGGACTCGTGACATTGAAGAGGATATAATCCCAATTTGCCG AGAGCTGGGTATTGGAATAGTGGCTTATAGCCCTCTTGGCCGTGGCTTCTTTGGTGGGAAGGCAGTTGTTGAGGCATTGCCCGACAATACTATATTG CCTCACTGGCCAAGGTTTACCGGAGAGAATCTAGAGAAGAACAAACAACTATATGACCGTCTAGCCAACCTTGCTGCGAAGAAAAATTGCACCCCTCCGCAACTGGCATTGGCGTGGCTTCTCCATCAAGAAGACAATATCGTTCCCATCCCGG GGACAACCAAGGTTAAGAACCTTCATAATAACCTAGGAGCGTTGTCACTGAAGCTAACTGAAGAAGATTTGAAAGAAATTTCTGATGCAGTTCCCATTGATGAAGTGGCTGGCGAAAGAGACCCTGAATCCTTTACACAATACTCTCGGAAGTTCGCAAACACCCCAGAAAAATCTTGA
- the LOC131324241 gene encoding perakine reductase-like isoform X2 — MEDSGHIIQMPRVKLGSQGLEVSRLGFGCAGLSGYYNDPLSHEAGCSVIKEAFRNGLTFFDTSDIYGENHDNEILLSKALKELPRAKVQLATKFGIMSLEGGKHAVKGTPEYVRQCCEASLKRLGIDYIDLYYQHRVDATVPIEDTMGELKKLVDEGKIKYIGLSEASANTMRRAHRVHPITAVQVEYSLWTRDIEEDIIPICRELGIGIVAYSPLGRGFFGGKAVVEALPDNTILGQPRLRTFIIT, encoded by the exons ATGGAGGACAGCGGCCATATTATCCAGATGCCAAGAGTGAAACTGGGTTCACAAGGGCTTGAG GTTTCTAGATTAGGCTTCGGATGCGCGGGACTTTCTGGATACTACAATGATCCTCTCTCACACGAGGCTGGATGTTCAGTTATAAAGGAAGCTTTTAGAAATGGTCTTACCTTCTTCGATACCTCCGATATTTATGGAGAAAATCATGACAATGAAATACTTCTCAGCAAG gctcTGAAGGAGCTTCCTCGAGCAAAGGTTCAGTTAGCCACGAAGTTTGGGATTATGAGCTTAGAAGGTGGTAAACATGCAGTAAAGGGTACCCCTGAATACGTAAGGCAGTGCTGTGAAGCTAGTCTTAAACGACTTGGAATTGACTACATTGATCTCTATTATCAGCACCGTGTGGATGCTACGGTGCCAATAGAGGACACT ATGGGAGAGCTGAAAAAACTTGTGGATGAGGGAAAGATAAAGTACATTGGGTTATCTGAAGCTAGTGCGAACACAATGAGGAGAGCCCATAGAGTTCATCCCATAACCGCTGTTCAAGTGGAGTATTCGCTATGGACTCGTGACATTGAAGAGGATATAATCCCAATTTGCCG AGAGCTGGGTATTGGAATAGTGGCTTATAGCCCTCTTGGCCGTGGCTTCTTTGGTGGGAAGGCAGTTGTTGAGGCATTGCCCGACAATACTATATTG GGACAACCAAGGTTAAGAACCTTCATAATAACCTAG
- the LOC131324240 gene encoding uncharacterized protein LOC131324240, with protein MGAVPSTPRWGSGGAAAWPPDTAEYLIGTFVGEKSFPLGSDYWQKLLELPLSLHWPSQRVDHACQVLAQNNCYTRHLSKILINLAWCLQECVSTSGVPPSSYTKAINATYISSVFLKYLIENAKTDTFEELCLSLDQSEAVPSNFSQDENIGSLVMRSALSFIGKVDVSPKTYLLHHELLNFMLVAMSTQLLSGPSPEPKDFHPFIDAAMVQETSLVGLVVRKLLFNYISRPRFTSNAASYDVFSEGNQPGVLQRVSSAAASFVLLPFSFFVSSSGEATRNPLVYSSLHVLLILIHYRKCVLETVKDRSDDSASSLPKENSYFSENPYYKALENAKDVDFDRIDIEGNAHSGPLVRLPFASLFDTLGMYLADETAVLLLYSLVHGNSDFLEYVLVRTDLDTLLMPLLETLYNAPKRSSNQIYMVLIILLILSQDSSFNASIHKLILPSVPWYQERLLHQTSLGSLMVIILIRTVKYNLSKLRDVYLHTNCLATLANMAPHVHRLNAYASQRLVSLFDMLSRKYSKLAELKSNKIQIGNSESRGDNLPEDMSTELHIYTDFLRIVLEILNAILTYALPRNPEVVYAIMHRQEVFQPYKNHPRFNELLENIFNVLDFFNSRMDAQRTDGEWSVEKVLQVIIINCRSWRGEGMKMFTQLHFTYEQESHPEEFFIPYVWQLALSRSVISFDPSSINLFPVDLPAEDNYLGEEADKDQNGELNGHPVRIDLSELQ; from the exons ATGGGGGCCGTGCCATCGACGCCGCGGTGGGGCAGCGGCGGTGCCGCCGCGTGGCCGCCGGACACGGCGGAGTACCTGATCGGGACGTTCGTCGGCGAGAAATCGTTCCCTCTCGGCTCCGACTACTGGCAGAAACTGCTCGAGCTTCCTCTTAGCCTGCACTGGCCGTCGCAGCGCGTTGATCACGCTTGCCAGGTCCTCG CACAGAATAACTGTTACACAAGGCACCTATCAAAGATTTTGATTAACTTAGCGTGGTGTTTGCAAGAGTGTGTTTCTACTTCTGGTGTGCCACCATCTTCTTATACGAAGGCTATTAATGCAACATACATCTCATCCGTATTTCTGAAGTACTTGATTGAAAATGCCAAAACTGACACTTTTGAGGAGTTGTGCTTGTCCCTAGACCAGAGTGAAGCAGTGCCGAGTAATTTCTCACAAG ATGAAAACATTGGAAGTCTTGTTATGCGAAGTGCGCTTAGCTTCATTGGCAAAGTAGACGTAAG CCCCAAAACCTATCTCTTACATCACGAACTGCTTAACTTCATGCTTGTGGCCATGTCGACTCAGCTTCTTTCTGGGCCATCTCCTGAGCCAAAGGATTTTCACCCATTTATTGATGCAGCAATGGTTCAG GAAACTtctttggttggtttggttGTTCGGAAACTTCTGTTTAATTACATCTCCCGGCCTCGCTTCACATCAAATGCTGCCTCTTATGACGTGTTTTCTGAAGGAAATCAACCAGGTGTTCTTCAGAGAGTTAGTTCTGCAGCTG CAAGTTTTGTGCTATTGCCATTTAGTTTCTTTGTCAGTTCGAGTGGTGAAGCTACTAGAAATCCATTGGTATACAGCAGTCTGCATGTGTTACTTATTCTCATTCATTACCGTAAATGTGTTTTGGAGACTGTTAAAGATAGAAGTGATGACAGTGCCAGTTCACTTCCCAaagaaaattcatatttttctgAAAACCCCTACTACAAGGCCTTGGAAAATGCCAAGGATGTCGACT TTGATCGCATCGATATTGAGGGGAATGCACACAGTGGCCCTCTTGTGAGATTACCTTTTGCTTCCCTCTTTGATACTCTTGGCAT GTACTTGGCTGATGAGACTGCTGTCTTGTTGCTTTACTCATTGGTGCATGGGAACTCAGATTTTCTAGAGTATGTTTTGGTGCGAACAGATTTGGACACGCTG TTGATGCCCTTGCTGGAAACACTGTATAATGCTCCAAAGAGGTCATCCAATCAAATCTACATGGTGCTGATTATCCTCCTAATACTAAGTCAAGACTCCTCTTTCAATGCCAGCATTCACAAGCTG ataTTGCCTAGTGTTCCATGGTACCAAGAACGCCTCCTCCATCAAACGTCTCTTGGTTCCTTGATGGTCATAATTCTGATAAGAACCGTCAAGTACAACCTATCCAAGCTCCGA GATGTTTATCTCCACACAAACTGTCTCGCAACTTTGGCCAACATGGCACCGCATGTTCACCGTTTGAATGCATATGCATCGCAGAGACTTGTTAGCCTTTTTGATATGCTGTCCCGCAA gtACTCCAAATTAGCGGAGCTGAAAAGCAATAAGATACAAATAGGTAACAGTGAATCAAGAGGAGACAACCTTCCAGAAGATATG TCAACAGAATTGCATATCTATACTGATTTCCTGAGAATCGTTCTGGAAATATTGAATGCTATTCTGACTTATGCTCTGCCACGTAATCCTGAG GTTGTATATGCGATTATGCACAGACAGGAGGTCTTTCAGCCTTACAAGAATCATCCGCGCTTTAACGAGCTGCTTGAGAACATTTTTAAC GTCTTAGATTTTTTCAATAGCCGCATGGATGCCCAAAGAACGGATGGCGAATGGTCAGTGGAGAAAGTCCTCCAAGTGATAATCATCAATTGTCGATCTTGGCGGGGTGAAGGCATGAAG ATGTTCACTCAGTTGCACTTTACATACGAACAAGAAAGCCATCCCGAGGAGTTCTTCATTCCTTATGTGTGGCAGCTTGCTTTATCTCGCAG CGTAATCAGTTTTGATCCCAGTAGCATAAACCTGTTCCCTGTTGATCTGCCTGCAGAA GATAATTATCTGGGAGAAGAAGCCGACAAGGATCAAAACGGCGAGCTGAATGGGCATCCTGTTCGCATTGACCTATCAGAACTGCAATAG
- the LOC131324246 gene encoding heat stress transcription factor A-6b-like has product MNPPGFVIDEFPGLGPLNSGEPSMARPMEGLHDVGPTPFLTKTYELVDDQNTNHVVSWSGGHNSFVIWDSMAFSTSVLPRYFKHNNFSSFVRQLNTYGFRKVDPDRWEFAHEAFLRGQKHLLKNIKRRKTPNSQSQTSQGLEPPCVEVGRFGLDAEIDRLRRDKQVLMVELVKLRQEQQNTRSYINAMEERLSGTEMKQRQMMGFLAKAMHNPSFLQQLIRQNNVRRELEEEICKKRRRPIDRGHGNVGFGLRDLGQGGEGGFGVKLGPSYNYGDISGLSALELEQLAGEIGGLSEIEEKMGEEYVGKEEEMGFGGNEIGEGFWGNLLDDGIEGKMGSLGGEGEDEEDVDVLVEHLDFLGSSP; this is encoded by the exons ATGAATCCTCCGGGCTTCGTGATAGACGAATTTCCTGGACTGGGTCCACTGAATTCCGGTGAGCCGTCCATGGCCAGACCAATGGAAGGACTTCACGACGTGGGTCCCACGCCTTTCCTCACCAAAACATATGAGCTGGTTGATGATCAGAACACCAATCACGTGGTTTCTTGGAGCGGAGGACACAACAGCTTTGTTATCTGGGATTCCATGGCATTTTCCACTAGTGTTCTCCCTAGGTACTTCAAGCACAACAATTTCTCAAGCTTTGTTAGGCAACTCAACACTTAC GGATTTAGAAAGGTTGATCCAGATAGATGGGAATTTGCCCATGAAGCCTTTCTGAGAGGACAGAAACATCTTTTAAAGAACATCAAAAGGAGAAAGACACCTAATTCTCAATCTCAAACTTCACAAGGCCTGGAGCCTCCTTGTGTTGAAGTGGGTAGGTTTGGATTAGATGCAGAAATTGACCGGTTAAGGCGGGATAAGCAGGTTTTAATGGTGGAGTTAGTGAAATTAAGGCAAGAACAGCAGAACACTAGATCCTACATCAATGCAATGGAAGAGAGACTAAGTGGGACAGAGATGAAGCAGAGACAAATGATGGGGTTCTTGGCTAAAGCAATGCATAATCCGAGTTTCTTGCAGCAGTTGATCCGACAAAACAACGTTAGGAGAGAATTGGAGGAGGAAATTTGCAAGAAAAGGAGGCGACCGATCGATCGAGGTCATGGAAATGTTGGTTTTGGACTTCGCGATTTAGGCCAGGGTGGAGAAGGGGGCTTTGGTGTTAAGCTAGGACCTAGTTACAATTATGGTGATATTTCTGGGTTAAGTGCTTTGGAGCTAGAGCAACTTGCAGGGGAGATCGGGGGGCTAAGTGAAATAGAGGAGAAAATGGGGGAAGAATATGTggggaaagaagaagagatgggTTTTGGAGGTAACGAAATTGGTGAAGGGTTTTGGGGAAACTTGttagatgatgggattgaaGGAAAGATGGGTTCATTGGGTGGCGAAGGAGAAGATGAAGAGGATGTGGATGTGTTGGTAGAGCACCTTGATTTCTTGGGTTCTAGCCCATAG
- the LOC131324247 gene encoding acireductone dioxygenase 2 — protein MGSSCKDDREEVLEAWYMDDSTEDQRLPHHREPKEFVSLDKLSELGVLSWRLDADNYEADEELKKIRAERGYSYVDFIEVCPEKLPNYEEKIKNFFEEHLHTDEEIRYCLAGSGYFDVRDRNDAWIRVWVKKGGMIVLPAGIYHRFTLDSNNYIKAMRLFIGDPIWTPFNRPHDHLPARKGYLETFVQKDAASPAVDAAA, from the exons atggGTTCATCGTGCAAG GATGACAGGGAGGAAGTCCTAGAGGCATGGTACATGGATGATAGCACCGAAGACCAGAGACTTCCTCATCACCGGGAACCCAAGGAATTTGTCTCTCTAGACAAGCTTTCTG AACTTGGAGTACTCAGCTGGCGGTTGGATGCTGATAACTATGAAGCAGATGAGGAATTGAAGAAAATTCGTGCGGAACGTGGATATTCCTACGTG GACTTCATTGAGGTTTGCCCAGAGAAGCTGCCAAATTATGAGGAGAAAATCAAAAACTTTTTTGAAGAACATCTTCATACAGATGAAGAGATCCGCTACTGCTTGGCTGGAAGTG GTTATTTTGATGTGAGGGACCGCAATGATGCTTGGATCCGTGTCTGGGTGAAGAAAGGGGGAATGATTGTCCTGCCTGCCGGAATTTATCACCGCTTTACGCTTGATTCAAACAACTATATAAAG GCCATGCGGCTTTTTATTGGTGATCCAATTTGGACTCCTTTCAATCGTCCTCATGATCATCTACCTGCAAG GAAAGGTTATCTCGAAACCTTTGTGCAGAAGGATGCTGCCAGCCCTGCTGTCGATGCTGCAGCTTGA